AGATTAACTATGCATGTCTAAAAGACATTGATTTCACCTCATCAAAGACTTTAAAGAAGAAACTTGACCTATCAATAGAATCTTCCACAACATGTTCGACTTTATCAAATGTTCAACAAATCAAGGAATTAAAATCTGCATCGACCGCAAATTTTCAAAGCTTCCTTCACGCTATCAGTGCAGATAGACCATCTTGTCTTGCAGTTCACAGTAATTACAGTGATCAGTATGTACCTGTTCCATTACAACCACAGTTTCCTCAAGTGATCACAGAGCTTTTTGATGAAACAATGGTTGGCATCCCATACAATGATGTATTACAACACTGTCACAATATCTTAAGTCGTTTAAAAATCACATCAGATAAAGTTTTGGCAGTTGAAGCTGCAACAAGAACCCAAGCATCTTCCCCAGTTTGGTTTCAGTTCAGGGCTGGCCGTATAACTGCATCAAAGATGAAGAGTGTCAATCGTACATCACTATCCGACCCCTCGAGGAGTTTGATTCGCCACATCTGTTACCCAACTGAGGTCAAGTTTTCTAATCCAGCTACGAGATGGGGATGCAGCCATGAAGTAACAGCTAGGGACACCTATGAGAAATTGTCTTCTGAGCGTCACCATAACTTCAGTGTTGAGGAATGTGGCTTATTCCTCAGCTGTGAGTATCCACATCTTGGTGCAACTCCTGATGGGATTGTTGACTGTGGTTGTTGTGGAAGGGGCAGTCTTGAGATTAAGTGTCCTTTCTGTGCAAAGGATGACTTTGTTGACAATAGGATTGTTTACTTAGAGGAAGTTAATGGATCACTGCAACTAAAAAGGGACAGTCAGTACTATTACCAAGTGCAAACACAGCTATTTGTAACTAATTATGATTACTGTGACTTTGTTGTTTGGACAAACAATGATGTGTTTGTGGAAAGAATTACACCTTGTCTGGCTTTCTGGAAACCTGTAGCTGAACATGCAATGCAGTTTTTCACATCCATAATTCTACCAGAGATTGTTGCACGGCACTTCTTGAACACCAGTGACAGGGTTGCTCCAGAAAATGTTGATAATGAACTGTTTTGTATATGCCAGAAGCCAGAAGATGGAAGGAAATATGTTGGCTGTGATGGGAAAGAATGTACAGTGAGGTGGTTTCACTTCAAGTGTGTTGGTCTTGTGCGTAAGCCGAAAGGGAAATGGTTCTGTAAAGACTGTTCGACAAGTAACATGCGAAAGAAGCGGAAACGCAACAATGAAGAGTGATGTACTTAAACATTATCTCATCAGTGTAACTTAACATTATGTGCCTCAAGCCTCGCTGACACCAAGCAACTTGTTCTGAGTTCTTATATGACAAACCACCTCCATATTGAAGTGAACTTACTCAAGTCATATTTTGTTGGCACTACACCAAGGCTAACATAGAACAATAACAATCACAGATAACGTCTCAGCATGTTCATATAGATTTATTACTATAAATGACAGATTGTACATGAGCAGTAATTCATAGTCATGTGTGCGATATATTTTCCATTGAATTGTGAACTTGGTATACAACATCAACAGTTGCAGAAATAATTATTCAGCTGAATCATTGTCTGAAACAAAATATCAGTATAGTCTTTTGAATATGATGTGATTTCACTTACCAACAATGTTGTGACCTCTGATCTGTCTGAATAATGACAACACATCTTAGTGGGTTTTTTTAGCTGATTGTGATTTAGACCAGTAATATACTGTGAAAGCTGTCCCAACTGTAATTGCCAGATGATTTGCTCATTGCTTAACTATGCACATGAATACGATGAAGTCATTTATTATCTCTTGCCACACAAGGATCTGCATAGAAAGTGTCATGTTATACACCCTAGCTGTAATGCCAAATGCCAAcggtttttttttaataaaaagtCATTTTCCCCTGATCACAATGCCAATTACGCCGGCAGCATGTAGTATACATACCTTAATTGGTTAACTGACATAACTTCCTTCTAAGAGGTTGACAGCAACCTAAAGTCTGCAATTACCAAACATCACACCAATTCTGACCTATGTGCATTtttataaatgatattttgcaGGGCTGTTGAAGTATGATGTGGGcaat
This genomic stretch from Haliotis asinina isolate JCU_RB_2024 chromosome 4, JCU_Hal_asi_v2, whole genome shotgun sequence harbors:
- the LOC137281349 gene encoding uncharacterized protein; translation: MENYANLLDKVSRARYLEKTVVIDNEDPYRIPRSEWSDDHKYLPATSYVDIVNYLVFSPSPFYSLSDMRNYRSLEAYDRFVCGWVRDIVSYVHLSVQDGKAIHVVMSKVMHSQRLNEAPLQPWFITDDAGKVLSAHCNCMAGLGESCSHVASMMFAVEAVVRLRETATVTQQPAYWKLPASLNKINYACLKDIDFTSSKTLKKKLDLSIESSTTCSTLSNVQQIKELKSASTANFQSFLHAISADRPSCLAVHSNYSDQYVPVPLQPQFPQVITELFDETMVGIPYNDVLQHCHNILSRLKITSDKVLAVEAATRTQASSPVWFQFRAGRITASKMKSVNRTSLSDPSRSLIRHICYPTEVKFSNPATRWGCSHEVTARDTYEKLSSERHHNFSVEECGLFLSCEYPHLGATPDGIVDCGCCGRGSLEIKCPFCAKDDFVDNRIVYLEEVNGSLQLKRDSQYYYQVQTQLFVTNYDYCDFVVWTNNDVFVERITPCLAFWKPVAEHAMQFFTSIILPEIVARHFLNTSDRVAPENVDNELFCICQKPEDGRKYVGCDGKECTVRWFHFKCVGLVRKPKGKWFCKDCSTSNMRKKRKRNNEE